From the Oryza glaberrima chromosome 5, OglaRS2, whole genome shotgun sequence genome, one window contains:
- the LOC127774562 gene encoding probable serine/threonine-protein kinase PBL7 isoform X2: protein MSSGGGGGDDYKREESVALMVIVSLAALSLLSLVAAFAYYCYITRKVSRRLHSLDLPKHHRRSSSSSPPPMPPPLPPPPPSANAPTLGKESPSSNSASDGAAAAVVVGGERGAVQVFSYRQLHAATGGFGRAHVVGQGSFGAVYRGVLPDGRKVAVKLMDRPGKQGEEEFEMEVELLSRLRSPYLLGLIGHCSEGGHRLLVYEFMANGGLQEHLYPNGGSCGGISKLDWPTRMRIALEAAKGLEYLHERVNPPVIHRDFKSSNILLDKDFRARVSDFGLAKLGSDRAGGHVSTRVLGTQGYVAPEYALTGHLTTKSDVYSYGVVLLELLTGRVPVDMKRPPGEGVLVNWALPMLTDREKVVQILDPALEGQYSLKDAVQVAAIAAMCVQQEADYRPLMADVVQSLVPLVKNRSTPKTCNPSVQA, encoded by the exons atgtcgagcggcggcggcggcggcgacgactacAAGCGGGAGGAGTCGGTGGCACTCATGGTCATCGTCTCCCTCGCggcgctctccctcctctccctcgtcgccgccttcgcctactactgctacatcacccgCAAGgtctcccgccgcctccactcgCTCGACCTCCCCAagcaccaccgccgctcctcctcctcctcgcctcctcccatgcccccgccgctgcctccccctcctccttccgcGAATGCCCCGACGCTCGGGAAGGAGAGCCCGTCCAGCAACTCcgccagcgacggcgcggcggcggcggtcgtggtCGGCGGGGAGAGGGGGGCCGTCCAGGTGTTCAGCTACCGCCAGCTGCACGCCGCCACGGGCGGGTTCGGGCGGGCGCACGTGGTGGGGCAGGGGAGCTTCGGGGCCGTCTACCGCGGGGTGCTCCCCGATGGGAGGAAGGTCGCGGTCAAGCTCATGGATCGCCCCGGCAAGCAGGGGGAAGAGGAGTTCGAGatggag GTGGAGCTGCTGAGTCGGCTTCGATCACCTTATCTTTTGGGCTTGATTGGCCATTGTTCAGAGGGTGGACACCGGCTGCTGGTCTATGAATTCATGGCCAATGGGGGTCTCCAGGAGCATCTCTACCCAAATGGAG GTTCCTGTGGTGGTATCTCAAAATTGGACTGGCCTACTAGAATGAGAATAGCTCTTGAAGCAGCAAAAGGTCTGGAATATCTTCACGAGCGTGTTAATCCACCTGTTATACACAGAGACTTCAAGAGCAGCAACATTCTACTGGACAAGGACTTCCGTGCAAGAGTGTCAGATTTTGGTTTGGCTAAGCTTGGATCTGATAGAGCTGGTGGTCATGTATCAACTCGAGTTCTAGGCACACAAGGTTATGTTGCACCAGA ATATGCTTTGACCGGGCATTTGACGACCAAATCCGATGTCTATAGTTACGGTGTTGTACTTCTGGAGTTGCTTACTGGCAGGGTGCCAGTTGATATGAAGAGGCCTCCAGGCGAAGGTGTTCTAGTTAACTGG GCATTGCCTATGCTCACAGACCGAGAGAAGGTTGTGCAGATCTTGGATCCTGCACTGGAGGGTCAATATTCATTGAAAGATGCTGTCCAAGTGGCTGCCATTGCTGCCATGTGTGTTCAACAAGAGGCTGACTACAGGCCACTAATGGCTGATGTGGTTCAATCGTTGGTTCCGCTTGTCAAGAATCGTTCTACTCCAAAGACGTGCAACCCTAGTGTCCAAGCGTAG
- the LOC127773496 gene encoding CBL-interacting protein kinase 20, translating to MPEKGTVVMSRYELGRSLGHGTFSKVYQARSLVSGETVAVKVIDKEKALRAGAGMVDQIEREVAIMRLVGRHPNVVRLHEVMASRSKIYFVMELVRGGELLARLVAGGGRLGEDAARRYFHQLVAAVDFCHSRGVYHRDLKPENLLVDDDGSGGGGNLKVTDFGLSALSASRRHDGLLHTTCGTPSYVAPEIIGDKGYDGATADVWSCGVILFLLLAGYLPFFDSNLMEMYKKITNGEFKVPDWFTPDARSLISRLLDPNPTTRITIDELVKHPWFKKGHTKRPASSNTMKLNEEEKPANAAMNMKPASLNAFDIISLSQGFDLSGMFCCHGHSSRTQDQLFVTGKPATAIVSRLEEIAETEHFTVKKKQKKRQEEDGMAVKLQGWKEGRKGQLAIDAEIFEVSPSCYVVEVKKTAGDTLEYQAFCNRDLRPSLNDICWTSPATAASEKNQLPAVSEVSPLSSPRN from the coding sequence ATGCCGGAGAAGGGCACCGTGGTGATGAGCCGGTACGAGCTCGGCCGCTCGCTGGGGCACGGCACGTTCTCCAAGGTGTACCAGGCCAGGAGCCTCGTGTCCGGCGAGACCGTCGCCGTGAAGGTGATCGACAAGGAGAAGGCgctgcgcgccggcgccggcatggTCGACCAGATCGAGCGCGAGGTCGCCATCATGCGGCTCGTCGGCCGCCACCCCAACGTGGTCCGCCTCCACGAGGTGATGGCCAGCAGGAGCAAGATCTACTTCGTCATGGAGctcgtccgcggcggcgagctcctcgccaggctggtcgccggcggcggccgcctcggggaggacgcggcgagGAGGTACTTCCaccagctcgtcgccgccgtcgacttcTGCCACAGCCGCGGCGTCTACCACCGCGACCTCAAGCCGGAGAacctcctcgtcgacgacgacggcagcggcggcggcggcaacctcAAGGTCACCGACTTCGGGCTCAGCGCGCTCAGCGCGtcgcggcggcacgacggccTCCTCCACACGACGTGCGGCACGCCGTCGTACGTCGCGCCGGAGATCATCGGCGACAAGGGCTACGACGGGGCCACCGCCGACGTCTGGTCCTGCGgcgtcatcctcttcctcctcctcgccggctacCTCCCGTTCTTCGATTCCAACCTCATGGAGATGTACAAGAAGATCACCAATGGCGAGTTCAAGGTCCCCGACTGGTTCACCCCCGACGCACGCAGCCTCATCTCCAGACTCCTCGACCCAAACCCTACAACTCGCATCACCATCGACGAGCTCGTCAAGCATCCATGGTTCAAGAAGGGACACACCAAGCGGCCGGCAAGCTCGAACACCATGAAACTCAACGAGGAGGAGAAACCAGCGAACGCCGCCATGAACATGAAGCCGGCGAGCTTGAACGCGTTCGACATCATCTCGCTCTCGCAGGGATTCGACCTGTCAGGGATGTTCTGCTGCCATGGCCACAGCAGCAGGACGCAGGATCAGCTGTTCGTCACCGGgaagccggcgacggcgatcgTGTCGAGGCTGGAGGAGATCGCGGAGACGGAGCACTTCACggtgaagaagaagcagaagaagaggcAAGAAGAGGACGGGATGGCGGTGAAGCTGCAGGGGTGGAAGGAAGGGAGGAAAGGGCAGCTCGCCATTGACGCCGAGATCTTCGAGGTTTCGCCGTCGTGCTACGTCGTCGAGGTGAAGAAGACGGCCGGCGACACGCTGGAGTACCAGGCGTTCTGCAACAGAGACCTCAGGCCGTCGCTGAACGACATCTGctggacctcgccggcgacagcAGCGTCGGAGAAGAACCAGCTGCCGGCAGTGTCGGAGGTGTCGCCACTGAGTAGTCCTCGGAATTGA
- the LOC127774562 gene encoding probable serine/threonine-protein kinase PBL7 isoform X1 has translation MSSGGGGGDDYKREESVALMVIVSLAALSLLSLVAAFAYYCYITRKVSRRLHSLDLPKHHRRSSSSSPPPMPPPLPPPPPSANAPTLGKESPSSNSASDGAAAAVVVGGERGAVQVFSYRQLHAATGGFGRAHVVGQGSFGAVYRGVLPDGRKVAVKLMDRPGKQGEEEFEMEVELLSRLRSPYLLGLIGHCSEGGHRLLVYEFMANGGLQEHLYPNGADIVGSCGGISKLDWPTRMRIALEAAKGLEYLHERVNPPVIHRDFKSSNILLDKDFRARVSDFGLAKLGSDRAGGHVSTRVLGTQGYVAPEYALTGHLTTKSDVYSYGVVLLELLTGRVPVDMKRPPGEGVLVNWALPMLTDREKVVQILDPALEGQYSLKDAVQVAAIAAMCVQQEADYRPLMADVVQSLVPLVKNRSTPKTCNPSVQA, from the exons atgtcgagcggcggcggcggcggcgacgactacAAGCGGGAGGAGTCGGTGGCACTCATGGTCATCGTCTCCCTCGCggcgctctccctcctctccctcgtcgccgccttcgcctactactgctacatcacccgCAAGgtctcccgccgcctccactcgCTCGACCTCCCCAagcaccaccgccgctcctcctcctcctcgcctcctcccatgcccccgccgctgcctccccctcctccttccgcGAATGCCCCGACGCTCGGGAAGGAGAGCCCGTCCAGCAACTCcgccagcgacggcgcggcggcggcggtcgtggtCGGCGGGGAGAGGGGGGCCGTCCAGGTGTTCAGCTACCGCCAGCTGCACGCCGCCACGGGCGGGTTCGGGCGGGCGCACGTGGTGGGGCAGGGGAGCTTCGGGGCCGTCTACCGCGGGGTGCTCCCCGATGGGAGGAAGGTCGCGGTCAAGCTCATGGATCGCCCCGGCAAGCAGGGGGAAGAGGAGTTCGAGatggag GTGGAGCTGCTGAGTCGGCTTCGATCACCTTATCTTTTGGGCTTGATTGGCCATTGTTCAGAGGGTGGACACCGGCTGCTGGTCTATGAATTCATGGCCAATGGGGGTCTCCAGGAGCATCTCTACCCAAATGGAG CTGACATTGTAGGTTCCTGTGGTGGTATCTCAAAATTGGACTGGCCTACTAGAATGAGAATAGCTCTTGAAGCAGCAAAAGGTCTGGAATATCTTCACGAGCGTGTTAATCCACCTGTTATACACAGAGACTTCAAGAGCAGCAACATTCTACTGGACAAGGACTTCCGTGCAAGAGTGTCAGATTTTGGTTTGGCTAAGCTTGGATCTGATAGAGCTGGTGGTCATGTATCAACTCGAGTTCTAGGCACACAAGGTTATGTTGCACCAGA ATATGCTTTGACCGGGCATTTGACGACCAAATCCGATGTCTATAGTTACGGTGTTGTACTTCTGGAGTTGCTTACTGGCAGGGTGCCAGTTGATATGAAGAGGCCTCCAGGCGAAGGTGTTCTAGTTAACTGG GCATTGCCTATGCTCACAGACCGAGAGAAGGTTGTGCAGATCTTGGATCCTGCACTGGAGGGTCAATATTCATTGAAAGATGCTGTCCAAGTGGCTGCCATTGCTGCCATGTGTGTTCAACAAGAGGCTGACTACAGGCCACTAATGGCTGATGTGGTTCAATCGTTGGTTCCGCTTGTCAAGAATCGTTCTACTCCAAAGACGTGCAACCCTAGTGTCCAAGCGTAG
- the LOC127773281 gene encoding probable ubiquitin-like-specific protease 2B, whose translation MNQPEGSSHETNKLDAVMSASTMHSDHNNANACVDDYQHTKMMAGIQPMEEVGFGCMQPFELQSQGIVPDSEEESLPSSPETSSTSNYDMPDLAEQNLEHIYNVLGEMVDKEGPVVLSPEYVMCSTTSHVEPRLTFSADGFKIEYWDSCENDEMAAQYWKISDITCIDCKWAQSVGSVLITLHVGSGTETGNSSHGRIQFCLIDSQWPRKQQNIWHLASRYQEIWNSIPSGDFASENWNIEPSLFFPKQYFSDTEEFEDVIYPKGDHDAVSISKRDVELLLPETFVNDTIIDFYVKHLSTRIEPAEKHRYHFFNSFFFRKLADLDKDQGRAPEGRAAFLRVRKWTRKINIFAKEFLFIPVNFNLHWSLIVICYPGEVETFKDGDTNISAKIPCILHMDSLKGSHSGLKDIIQSYLWEEWKERHPESASDCSDKFLNLRFISLELPQQDNSFDCGLFLLHYVELFLTDTPRSFNPLKIDSFANYLSDDWFPPAEASLKRSLIRKLIHKLLKEPSQDFPKLVCCSEQLDKTHGSENAELEQMSENAEREQAKELPAQMCTDGEPDSVGTILETQQPSISTCFNDSDENGPPVSVHNPHKLEVSSANKDAIVCLSNHDEKNESPPADSYNHLDLRSCDSEEAETAKGSAGVVKDPNSHKEPLLDSLDNNQDISIQAGAEMHDSMDSKLCSISNNADLMASEERSLDKNTKENEEHNRTSEDIVESVMMLGGSKSDTELDAEPERTAGEAEVRNCDHSKDIDYIALGDINKDAAKQSLNRNIVEAEDIKCEGTLVDHTVVEDATPYNVNETSASADKINDNEHNVSSELKEGNNGNGITTSISCEMEDRNIDNLMVGDSRNGTDETRADGQEAHDNSATAETVPCEDNATTSITDAEMPHEDSTCSVKGEAISDNTASDAKRPLPDSTYIEDIPDDKCLQKDDGGGDEAKTERHYKRRKFLVSEATS comes from the exons ATGAATCAGCCTGAG GGTTCttcacatgaaacaaacaagttGGATGCAGTAATGTCAGCTTCAACAATGCACAGTGATCATAACAATGCTAATGCATGCGTAGATGATTACCAACATACAAAGATGATGGCAGGAATTCAACCTATGGAGGAAGTTGGTTTTGGCTGTATGCAACCCTTTGAGCTGCAATCACAA GGGATAGTACCTGATTCTGAGGAAGAAAGCTTGCCATCTAGCCCTGAAACTTCTTCAACATCCAATTATGATATGCCTG ATTTAGCTGAGCAAAACTTGGAGCATATTTACAATGTTTTGGGTGAAATG GTTGATAAGGAAGGGCCAGTTGTACTTAGTCCAGAGTATGTGATGTGCAGCACAACTTCGCATGTGGAACCTCGCTTAACTTTCTCAGCAGACGGATTCAAGATCGAATACTGGGATTCTTGTGAAAATGATGAGATGGCAGCTCAATATTGGAAAATTTCTGATATTACCTGCATTGATTGTAAATGGGCACAAAGT GTTGGATCTGTCTTAATAACTCTCCATGTTGGATCCGGCACAGAAACTGGAAATTCTa GTCATGGTAGAATACAGTTTTGTCTTATTGATTCACAGTGGCCAAGGAAACAGCAAAACATTTGGCATCTTGCATCAAGATACCAAGAAATATGGAACAGTATTCCATC GGGTGATTTTGCATCAGAGAATTGGAACATTGAACCCAGTTTGTTTTTCCCTAAGCAATACTTTTCTGA CACTGAAGAATTTGAAGATGTTATCTATCCCAAAGGAGATCATGATGCTGTTTCCATTAGCAAAAGAGATGTTGAGCTGCTGCTACCTGAAACATTTGTCAACGATACAATAATTGACTTTTATGTCAa GCACTTGAGCACAAGAATTGAACCCGCTGAGAAGCACAGGTATCACTTCTTTAATAGCTTCTTTTTTCGCAAGCTGGCTGATCTTGACAAAGATCAAGGGAGAGCTCCAGAAGGTAGAGCAGCTTTCCTACGTGTACGCAAGTGGACTCGTAAAATAAACATATTCGCGAAGGAGTTTCTGTTTATTCCAGTAAACTTCAA CTTGCATTGGAGCTTAATTGTCATTTGTTATCCTGGAGAAGTGGAGACATTTAAAG ATGGTGACACAAATATCTCTGCAAAGATTCCGTGTATACTACACATGGATTCTCTCAAGGGAAGTCATAGTGGACTGAAGGATATCATCCAAAG TTATTTATGGGAAGAATGGAAGGAAAGGCATCCTGAATCAGCATCAGATTGTTCGGACAAGTTCTTAAACTTGAGGTTTATCTCCCTCGAG CTCCCTCAGCAGGATAATTCATTTGATTGTGGCTTGTTCTTACTCCATTACGTGGAACTCTTTTTGACGGATACTCCGagaagcttcaatcctttgaagaTTGACTCGTTCGCTAACTAT CTTAGTGATGATTGGTTTCCACCTGCTGAAGCTTCTCTCAAGCGTTCATTGATTCGAAAATTAATCCATAAGCTGTTGAAAGAGCCTTCTCAAGATTTTCCCAAACTAGTCTGCTGTAGTGAGCAGCTGGATAAAACACATGGGAGTGAGAACGCTGAGCTAGAACAAATGAGTGAGAATGCTGAGCGAGAACAAGCTAAAGAGCTCCCTGCTCAGATGTGCACTGATGGTGAACCTGATTCAGTTGGCACCATTCTTGAAACACAGCAACCATCCATATCAACATGTTTCAATGATTCTGATGAAAACGGCCCACCTGTTTCTGTACACAACCCACATAAGTTGGAG gtATCGTCTGCAAACAAGGATGCCATCGTCTGCTTGTCAAATCATGATGAGAAAAATGAGTCACCTCCTGCAGATTCTTACAATCATCTTGATTTGAGATCATGCGACTCAGAAGAGGCTGAGACAGCCAAGGGATCAGCTGGTGTTGTGAAAGATCCGAATAGTCATAAGGAGCCTTTGCTGGATTCTCTGGATAATAACCAGGATATTTCCATCCAAGCTGGAGCTGAGATGCATGACAGTATGGACTCCAAGTTATGTTCGATCTCCAATAATGCTGACTTAATGGCTAGCGAGGAACGTTCGTTAGACAAGAACACCAAAGAAAATGAGGAGCACAATCGAACCTCAGAAGATATCGTAGAATCTGTCATGATGCTTGGCGGCAGCAAAAGTGACACTGAACTTGATGCAGAACCAGAAAGGACTGCAGGTGAAGCTGAGGTTCGGAATTGTGATCATTCTAAGGACATAGATTATATTGCATTAGGTGATATCAACAAAGATGCTGCTAAGCAATCTTTAAATAGGAATATTGTTGAAGCTGAGGACATTAAATGTGAAGGTACTCTTGTGGATCATACAGTGGTAGAAGATGCAACTCCATATAATGTGAATGAAACTAGTGCAAGTGCCGACAAAATCAATGATAATGAGCATAATGTTTCATCTGAGTTGAAAGAAGGAAATAACGGCAATGGTATAACCACTTCAATTTCCTGTGAAATGGAAGATAGAAACATTGACAATTTAATGGTAGGTGATAGCAGAAACGGAACAGATGAAACTCGTGCAGATGGCCAAGAAGCTCACGATAACTCTGCAACAGCTGAGACAGTTCCCTGCGAAGACAATGCAACAACCAGCATAACTGATGCTGAGATGCCACACGAAGATAGCACATGTAGCGTGAAGGGTGAAGCAATTTCGGATAACACAGCATCTGATGCCAAAAGACCTCTGCCTGATAGCACCTACATAGAAGATATACCTGACGACAAGTGCTTGCAGAAAGATGATGGCGGGGGTGATGAAGCAAAAACAGAGCGGCACTACAAGCGACGGAAGTTTCTGGTCTCTGAAGCAACATCTTGA
- the LOC127773497 gene encoding mitochondrial dicarboxylate/tricarboxylate transporter DTC-like: protein MADAKQQQQQQTAAAATGVWKTVKPFVNGGASGMLATCVIQPIDMVKVKIQLGEGSAAQVTKNMLANEGIGSFYKGLSAGLLRQATYTTARLGSFRVLTNKAIEKNDGKPLPLVQKAFIGLTAGAIGACVGSPADLALIRMQADSTLPIAQRRNYKNAFHALYRIIADEGVLALWKGAGPTVVRAMALNMGMLASYDQSVELFRDKLGAGEVSTVLGASAVSGFFASACSLPFDYVKTQIQKMQPDASGKYPYTGSLDCAMKTFKSGGPFKFYTGFPVYCVRIAPHVMMTWIFLNQIQKFEKQIGI from the exons ATGGCGGAcgcgaagcagcagcagcagcagcagacggcggcggccgccacggGGGTCTGGAAGACGGTGAAGCCCTTCGTCAACGGCGGGGCCTCCGGGATGCTCGCCACCTGCGTCATCCAGCCCATCGACATGGTCAAG GTGAAGATCCAGCTGGGAGAGGGATCTGCAGCTCAGGTCACAAAGAACATGCTTGCTAATGAGGGTATTGGTTCCTTTTACAAG GGTTTGTCAGCTGGTTTACTAAGGCAGGCGACATATACTACTGCTCGTCTTGGATCCTTCAG GGTTCTGACAAACAAAGCAATTGAAAAGAATGATGGAAAGCCATTGCCTTTAGTTCAGAAAGCTTTTATTGGCCTTACTGCTGGAGCTATTGGAGCATGTGTTGGTAGCCCTGCTGATTTGGCACTCATTAGGATGCAAGCTGATTCGACCTTGCCAATTGCACAACGCCGTAACTACAAGAATGCTTTCCATGCGCTCTACCGTATTATTGCTGATGAAGGTGTCCTTGCCCTTTGGAAGGGAGCAGGACCTACTGTGGTTAGAGCTATGGCCCTGAACATGGGTATGCTTGCTTCCTATGATCAGAGTGTTGAGCTATTCAGAGACAAACTTGGTGCTGGAGAAGTTTCGACTGTACTTG GAGCCAGTGCTGTTTCTGGGTTCTTTGCATCGGCCTGCAGTCTGCCTTTTGACTATGTGAAGACACAAATCCAGAAGATGCAACCTGATGCCAGTGGGAAGTACCCGTACACCGGTTCTTTGGACTGTGCCATGAAGACCTTCAAGAGCGGTGGCCCATTCAAGTTCTACACTGGCTTCCCTGTGTACTGTGTCAGGATTGCTCCCCATGTGATG ATGACATGGATATTCTTGAATCAAATCCAGAAGTTCGAGAAGCAGATTGGAATATAA